A section of the Pithys albifrons albifrons isolate INPA30051 chromosome 30, PitAlb_v1, whole genome shotgun sequence genome encodes:
- the TMEM79 gene encoding transmembrane protein 79, with translation MAAADPVLPPEEVALLELGKVAPDKVPPVLDEHLEDPNATLPWDQCQHSAQGQPEPAETKRRSSPEGGREDPEEAAPTCPSAEAEDEEAPGLPVMAAHVFVPIDPQCIEQNPCKQKQHPTPWPQEEGRGGHVPPSNRPSSLHHKQVFLPLAPSRYRDPLGFEGHMAKPQSEGLQCPCAKDCGTNNLKAVASVAGALLLCPCLIYGAYVFLPFDAPLLPTVSARLVYTLRCAAFATFPIVLGMIVSGISRLCSSALEPFGELQQEVEIHRTYVSQSIQLFILYFFNMAVLATYLPQELLKLIPLLTGLFAISRLIFWLSYAISRSFRAFGFSMTFLPLLAMLLWNLYGMFVLEPEGLLSVAAPKPEGHSRDSGAKLRHWG, from the exons ATGGCTGCTGCAGACCCTGTCCTGCCCCCCGAGGAGGTGGCTttgctggagctgggaaaagtGGCCCCGGACAAGGTGCCACCAGTCCTGGATGAACACCTAGAGGACCCCAATGCCACCCTGCCATGGGAccagtgccagcacagtgcccagggccagCCAGAGCCTGCGGAGACGAAGAGGCGCTCGAGTCCCGAGGGGGGCCGTGAAGACCCCGAGGAagctgctcccacctgcccctcagCTGAGGCTGAAGATGAGGAAGCCCCTGGGCTGCCTGTGATGGCAGCCCACGTCTTTGTGCCCATCGACCCGCAGTGCATCGAGCAGAACCCCTGCAAGCAGAAGCAGCACCCCACTCCCTGGCCccaggaggagggcagggggggCCATGTGCCCCCCAGCAACAGACCCAGCAGCCTCCACCACAAACAAGTCTTCCTCCCCCTCGCCCCCTCGCGCTACCGGGACCCCCTGGGCTTTGAGGGGCACATGGCCAAGCCCCAGTctgaggggctgcagtgcccctgtgccAAGGACTGTGGCACCAATAACCTCAAGGCCGTGGCCTCTGTGGCCGGggccctgctcctctgcccctgcctcaTCTACGGGGCCTACGTCTTCCTGCCCTTCGACGCTCCACTGCTGCCCACGGTCAGTGCCCGCCTGGTGTACACGCTGCGCTGCGCCGCCTTCGCCACCTTCCCCATCGTGCTGG GCATGATTGTCAGCGGCATCTCCCgcctctgctcctctgccctggagccctttggggagctgcagcaggaggtggaGATCCACCGCACCTACGTCTCCCAGTCCATCCAACTCTTCATCCTCTACTTCTTCAACATGGCTGTGCTGGCCACCTACCTCCCACAGGAGCTCCTCAAGCTCATCCCGCTGCTCACGGGGCTCTTCGCCATCTCCCG gctgatTTTCTGGCTGTCCTACGCCATCAGCCGCTCCTTCCGTGCCTTCGGCTTCAGCATGACCTTCCTGCCACTCCTGGCCATGCTGCTCTGGAACCTCTATGGCATGTTCGTGCTGGAGCCCGAGGGCCTCCTCTCCGTGGCAGCGCCGAAGCCCGAGGGCCACTCCAGGGACAGCGGAGCCAAGCTCCGGCACTGGGGGTGA